TATTAACAAGCAATCGTTTTCTTAATGCAACCGAGCGAAACCTGATGAAACAGCATGTTGCTTATGGAGAAGCGATCATTACTCAATCGTGCGATATTCCGGAAGCCGTCTTCAAAATTATTGTGCAACATCATGAGCGCGAAAATGGTGGAGGCTATCCTCGAGGCCTATATGCTAATCAGTTGCACGCTTATGCGCGGATGGCAGCAATTGTTGATTGTTACGAAGAATTAATCGGTGCGCGGCCCGGCATTCCAGCAGCAAAACCATTTCAAGCACTCAAGGAGCTGAAGGATAATTCGCGGGGTGGGCTCAATCCTGCCTTAGTAGAGCAATTCTCCCACTGTATTGGCGTGTTTCCGGTGGGCAGTTTGGTTGAACTCAATACGGGTGAAGTTGCGATTGTACTGACACATGCACGCTCGCAGAGATTTCTTCCGCGTGTCATGATTATTCTTGATGCGAAAAAGCAACCGTGTGATATGCCTTTGACGCTGGATTTAAAATCAGCGGCTCCTGGAGCGGGTGGTGTCCCATATGCAATTGCCAGCGACCTGCCTCAAGGAGCTTATGGAATCGATGCCAGGCAATATTATTTGTAAACTATCTGATCGTACTTATTATCTTCCTTCTATGACTGCATTGTCTTATCGGAAATTTTTGCAAACAGCTTCGCAGATATTATTCGATTCTGATCGTGTCGGTCGACGGCATGCTGTTCTGGTGATCAATTTTGAGAGGCTGTCAGAGTTGGATGGCGTACTCGGGTACGCGATGGTAGATGAAATAATGCGACGGATTGCAGGGCAACTGGGTGATGCATTAAATACAGCAGATCTTGTCAGTATAGTTGGGCGCTATCAAATATGCTGTCTGCTGAGTGACTTGCTTACCGATAGCCATGCCCTGTTGGCAGCACATAAGGTTTTACGTGTGCTCACCGCGCCTTTTTTGCTGGATGAGCGACGGCTCATATTGTCGCCTCGTATTGGTGTTGCATTAAGCAGCCAGAACAACGGTGAGCTGAGCCAACTTATGAGTAATGCGAGCTCGGCATTGCGTCAGGCAAAGCTTGAGCGAGAATCGATCAAACTCTTTGTTGAAGAAGAGGAAAATCTGTTACTTTTGGGAATCGATCTCTGGTCAGATTTGGGGCGTGCGATTGAATCCAGCGAGTTGTATATGAGTTATCAGCCTCAGTTCAATATTGCGAGTGGAGAAATAAAATCTACGGAGGCATTATTGCGCTGGAATCATCCTCAGCGCGGGCCCATTCGACCTGACAGATTGATACAGGTTGCCGAAGGTACAGATCTCATGCCAAAGCTGACGTTATGGGTTTTTAATACAGCACTAAGACAATGTGCTGAATACCGTAGAGCCGGATTGAGTGCGGGCGTTTCAATTAATTTCTCAGCGGATGATCTACGTGATCCGGAACTGGTGGAACTCGTCATGCAGGGACTCGAGCTTTGGGGCGTTTCGCCGGGCGATGTTGTGATTGAACTGACTGAAACAGCTGTAATGGAGGATCATCCTGGTTCTTTGGATGTGTTATACGCGCTTAAAGACATGGGACTCAAGCTTGCAATGGACGATTTTGGGACAGGTTATTCTTCGATGGCACGTCTACTGGAGCTTCCGTTGGACGAAATTAAAGTCGATATGGTATTTGTCAAAAATATGATTACTCAGCCTGCACATGAACGCATCGTTGATTCTATGATCAGTCTTGGACATACACTCAATTTACAGGTGGTTGCTGAAGGTGTGGAAGACTTGGCTACTTATGAACGTTTGCGAATGCTTGGTTGTGATACGATCCAGGGTTATTTCATCGGGCGGGGCATCCCGTTGCCAGAACTGATTGAAAATATTAAGAATCAGGCCTATAATTTCCCGGTGTGAGCAATGTGGTCAGCATCATAAAGTTGATTATTTTTTCCTTGGATGGGAGATAGGTTGCGCTAGGCTTAACGTGGCATGAGTGCTTTCCATTTAGCAGCATAACCAGGTTCTGTGAGAGCGTATTGGTATTCCCTGGAATTAAATTCTTATCATTATAACCGCCTCTTTCCTTTGCATTAAAAAGCTGCAGTATAAATCTGAATAAACGTCTGTGTGAGCAGTGACGTTACGTTATGGATTGTCTCTCTGGTCTCGTTCAATGTTTACCCAATGTTTTTGCTGATCCCTGGCTCTCGAACAGCTTGGTAGTGGTCGGCCGTATCAAACGCGCTATAGTTGAATGTCGTTATATAGAGAACTTGATAAGATCGCTGATTCACTCTTCCGTGTATTTCAGTAGCAAAAATATAGAATGACTCTCTACTACTTCCGGCCCTATTTTGCCGAGAACAGGCTGATACCGTTAACGTAGCAGATAAACTATTGAGCAAACATACCCAGTATCAGTTGATTACCTGATGGTTCTATTATGCAAGCTAATCCTTATCAAAGTAAAGAAAATAACTATACGGGCACCAAGTATGCTTGAATTAAATACCAGACAAAAAATTTATAGAGTGATCTTTGAAACCGATACACCCGCTGGCCAGCGTTTTGATATTTTCCTAATCTACATCATCCTCTTAAGCGTATTGGCGGTCATGTTTGATTCCATAGCGTCAGTAAATAACCAGTTTGGAAGCTGGTTATTCAGGCTCGAATGGATATTTACCGTTTTATTCTCTTTGGAATACATGCTAAGAATTTATTCCTCACCGAAGCCATTGAAATATATTTTTAGTTTTTATGGAATCGTTGATCTTATTTCGATCATTCCCAGTTATTTAGCATTGATTATTCCCGAAGCCAGTTATTGGTTGGTAGTGCGTCTGCTGCGTGTGCTGCGCATCTTCAGAGTTCTCAAAATGGCTCGCCATCTTGCGGAAGCGAATCTTTTATTGCGTTCTATTTATCAATCACGACGTAAAGTGCTGGTTTTCTTTACTGTGATACTAGTAATCAGTATTATTTTTGGTAGCTTGATGTTTTTAGTGGAAGGACCAGAGCATGGTTTTACGAGTATTCCTAAAAGTATTTATTGGACTATAGTGACGATTACAACAGTAGGATATGGGGATATTACACCGCAAACTACAATTGGACAGATTACTGCGACACTGGCAATGCTGACAGGTTACTCCATTATTGCGATTCCCACGGGTATTTTGACAGCGGAAATTTCTAACGAAATGAGAAAGGAAAGGAGCCATCGTCATTGCGATAATTGCAATCGCAATGGCCATCATAACGATGCAAGCTACTGCTATCATTGTGGTGTACAGCTTCCGGATAGTGATATCTAGCTGATGGCGGTCTGGTATGGATAGATAAATGGCACCTAATCTCTGTTATTGAACAGAAAAGATGATAGGCTCTTTTGGTTTTTCGGATTGATGCACTGAACGGATGGACTATAGGTCTTAGAAAATGGTCCAGTCGATGTTTTTCTGTAATTAGCCCAGTTAATCGACGGATACATTTAATGTGTGAGTACGACTTATTTCTTCACCGGAAAGAGGGTTATGAAACGAATGCTATTCAGAATGAGATTTTTGCAAAAGTCCTTGCCAGCAGTTTTCTACTATTGATTATAAAAGGTTGGTTTTTCAACTATTGGAGTTTTGCAAAGATCCCAGAATATTAATAGTGACAACTTGCCTGTTAACTATAGATTCCTTCGGGGGAGAACCGGCGCATTGGGTGGAGGAGGACTGACGATTGTTGATTCCGTAAGGCAGTGATTTTAACGCTGGAAAGCGATGAAGCTGGGTGCTTACGTTTATCTATCGCATAATCTAATCGAAGCTCTGATGTTAAGTGCAATATCGAAAATCAGGATTCATGGCGAGTGGAATCATGATCTGATGGAACAAATCAGAAAACCTGCTCCATCAGAATAGCGTGGCTAAAAAATAGAATCTGGTAACTGATGTGATAAATGGTGTAATGATAAGTATGATCCGTTTTTTTCTATGTTATCGATAGCAACTCCATTACAGGATAAGTTTTGTGAAATATTTTAAATATTCAATCCACAGGTCAGGCATTATAGCAATCGCCATTGTTTTTAATTTAATACCCATGAAGGCAAATGCGGATGCCGATTTCCAGCGGTGGATCACTGATTTTTATGGTACCGCAACTCAAAATGGTATTCAGCGGTCTGTTTATGATCAGGCATTTGATGGTATAACGACACCGGATTCTGAGGTACTGAGGAAGGCGAGATATCAGCCAGAATTTATTAGCAAGATATGGGATTATCTTGATGCAAGAGTGAATCCCTTATCCATCAGGAATGGTCGGCATATGGCAAATCTGCATGCGCCTGAACTTGCCGCAATTGAGCAGAAATTTGGGGTGGATAAGTTTATTTTATTAGCAATCTGGTCAGTTGAGTCAAGTTATGGTGCAGTACTTGAACGCACCGATCGCCTGCACTATGTTCCCCGAGCGCTTGCCACATTGGCTTATGCGGATGATCGCCGTAAAAAATTCGCCCGCTCCCAGCTGATTGCGGCGCTGCAAATCCTACAATCGGGTGATATCTCGACTAAGCAGCTTATGGGTTCCTGGGCAGGCGCAATGGGGCACACGCAGTTTATTCCGACGAGTTATCTGGCATATGCTGTCGATATGGATAGAAATGGTTCTCGTGATATCTGGAATTCAATTCCTGATGCGCTCGCGACAGCAGCCAATCTTTTGAAAAAAAATGGGTGGCGTACAGATGAAACATGGGGATATGAGGTCAAGTCGCCTGTAAATGGTATGGATTATGAAGATGCAACCAAAACATTGGCAGAATGGGAAAAGCTGGGTTTCTTACGGGCGAGTGGAGGCTCATTTCCCCAGTCCGAAAAAAGAGCGGAGCTCAAGTTCATGTCAGATGCAAAGGCCCCTGCTTTTTTGATGATGCGTAATTTTTTTGTGCTTAAACGCTATAATAATTCAGACTTCTATGCCTTATCCGTGGGGTTGCTGGCGGATCGCTTGGCGGGCCAGGCTAGTTTGATTCAGCCATGGCCTCGCCCTGCGGGATCACTCAATGCGGATGATAAGTTTGAATTGCAGGCAGAATTAAAAAAACGAGGATACTATAATGGTGAGATTGATGGCAACTTGGGTAAGGAATCGCGTCGGGCTATCCAGCAGTTTCAGGAAAATTCAGGCTTGGCAGTGGACGGTATGCCGACACAAACGGTTCTGGATGTGTTGAGAAATAGCCGATAGCGCTGATTGAATTTATACTGAGAAAGAGGATCCACAACCGCAGGTACTCGAAGCACCAGGGTTTTTAATGGTAAATTGAGCACCTTGTAAATTTTCCTGATAATCAATTTCAGCTCCTATCAGGTATTGGAAACTCATGGGATCAACCAGTAGTTTGACACCATCTTTTTCTATTACGGTATCATCTTCATTGACTAATTCATCAAAAGTAAAACCATATTGAAAGCCCGAACATCCACCACCGCTGATGAAGACTCTCAGTTTAAGATTATCGTTGCCTTCCTCTTCAATCAGTTGTTTGACCTTAGTGGCTGCATTATCAGTAAATAATAATGCTGACGGTGCGTCAGTAGTCAAATTGCTTGTTACCATAGTAGTGCTCATGTTGAATTCTCAAATACAAAATTAATAAACAATGGGAAATTAATTAGACTTGGCAAACCGGAATAGATTCCCGGCTTGCCAATATATTGTGTGATGCGCTTAAATATATTTATGAAGATTGTATGTACATAAACAATCAATCAGTTGCAGCAGGAATAAATGTGACTAATTTTTCGGTGGGCAGTTTATTCTGATGAATCAGTTTTCCATCAACGGATGCGCCTAGTTGAATTTCCATGGAGCCATAGTGCACATCCCCAAAGACTCTTGCCTTTGCTTGTAGTTCTATATATCCACTGGCATATATTGGGCCAGTAACAGTGCCGTTGATAACGACATTCGTGACGTCTATTTTGCCTTCTATAGTGCCTTGTTCACTCAATACAATCGTACTATGCTCGTCTTCAGTGGCAATTACATTCCCACTGATGCAGCCGTCCACACGCAAACCGCCGCTGAAGTTGATGTCACCCACAATATGCGTGTTTGATCCAATGAGTGAATCAATATGATTGTGAAGTTTATTCTCTTTTTTTTTTCCAAACATAGTTTTTCCCCTTCACGTAGACAGTTTAACCGTTTGCATTAATATGGCTTCGGTTTCATCATGCTTAAACACCTGTACTTGCAGGCTCTCGACAATCGTATCGAGGGGTACCTGAAAATTTTCTTCTATTCTATGATAAAACTTGAAATTAATCGAAAACTCTTTTGAGGTATTTTTATGAGTCAATGGTATTGTTTTTTTTTGCCCACTCTGTACTAGATTCACTGAGAATTTTAAACTACCTTGAAAATCTTTGGGTCTTTGTCCACCTTGAACGAGTGAGAGTGCATAGCGATATTTTCCGGGTAATGTTTCTTTTCTGAGATTAAAATGGTAGATAGAAACACCACTGCTGATTTCTCCGTTACCTGACATGAGGCGCTGAAAAAAAGCGAGTTCTTCTTTCAGTCGATTATTTTCGTCACCAAGAGATTTAACTTCTTTGGCAATATCCTGATGAGTGGTGTTATTTATTTGTGACTGACGTATGAGTCCTGCTATTTTTGTACAGAGTTCCTGTTTTTTGTTTTTTGAGCAAGTATCTAAATCATATAAATGCTCTAATGTTTTCTGTTCAACCTTCTGATTAAATTTCGCAGATTGAATGCCCGCCTTATACATGCCCCAAGAGAGCGCTAAGAGTAATGCAATAAAGATAGCGACAACAAATAGGCGAGAATACCATGGTGTATGCGGCTTGATTACAACTTGTGAAGCGAGAATCTCCGGATTCTTTCTAAATAGCTTGATCATTTGAGACCTTATACGTACTCAAAGTTATGAGACCAGCAAGAAAATAGGTAGATCGACCCAGCATACATTGAAACAATAAATTATTTCCTATGGATGATATAGGATGACAGGAAGAAAAGATAATTGGAAATTATTTTTCTAATAAAAAGATAATCCTATTTACGGCAATAGAGGCACAAAATTAATACCGAGCGTTTCCGTAAAACCAAACATTAGGTTCATGTTTTGTACGGCTTGGCCTGCCGCGCCTTTGACCAGGTTATCGGTAACCGACAGAATGACTGCAGTATTTCTTCCCTGGGGTTGATGCACAGCGATACGGCACAGATTGGAGCCACGTACGGAACGTGTCTCGGGATGCTTTCCTGCGGGCAATACATCAACAAATGGCTCTTTGGCATAACGTTGCTCATATAATGTTTGTAAATCGATATGGGCAGCAAGGTTTGCGTAGAGCGTGGCATGGATACCTCGGATCATGGGTGTGAGATGCGGGACGAATATGAGATCGACCGGCTCTTTGGCAATATTGGATAAGCCTTGCTTGATTTCAGGTAAATGTCGATGTCCCGGCACACCATAAGCTTTGAAGTTATCAGCTGCTTCTGCCAGTAGTGTGTGTACCTCCGCTTTTCTTCCCGCACCGGAAACACCCGATTTCACATCGGCGATTAAATTCTGATTGTCAACAATACCAGCCTCTATCAAGGGTAAAAAACCCAGCTGCACCGCAGTAGGGTAGCAACCAGGATTGGCTATCAGGCGTGCTTTCCTTATTTCTTCTCGATTAATTTCAGGTAGGCCATAAACCGCTTCCGCTACCAATCCTGGGCAGGCATGACGCATGCCATACCACTTCTCCCATTCAGCAATATCTTTAATGCGAAAATCCGCCGCTAAATCTATAATTCTGACACCGGCATCCAACAGCGTTTGAGCTTGCTGCATGGCAATGCCATTCGGTGTTGCAAAAAAAACAAGATCGCACTGATTCAGCTCAGATTCAACTGGATCACTAAATTTTAGTTTGATATGTCCCCTCAGGCTGGGAAATAGCTCCGCTACCTCAATGCCTGCTTCATTACGCGAAGTAATCGTTTGAATATTGACTTCAGGGTGTTGGGATAGGATACGTAGTAACTCTACGCCTGTATAACCGGTTCCGCCAACAATACCAACATTAATCATTGTGACTCCAATTGGTTACGAGAGATTGCCCGCCTCGGCTGCTTTTAGAATAGCAAGATTCAAATAAAAAAGCCGCCATGAGTAGGCGGCTTTTTCAGTATGCAGATAATTATCGTTTAGAAAACTGTTTCCGCCGCCGTGCCTTGCGTAAACCGACTTTCTTTCTTTCAACTTCTCGTGCATCGCGTGTAACCAGACCCGCCTTGCTCAATGCAGGCTTCAGCGTAGCATCATAATCAATCAATGCCCGGGTAATTCCGTGACGTATGGCGCCGGCTTGCCCCGATTCACCGCCACCATGCAGGTTGACCATAATGTCAAATGTGGTGAGGTTTTCGGTTAGCTCGAGTGGCTGACGTACAATCATGCGTCCTGTTTCTCGTGAGAAATACTCATCGATAGGCTTGCTATTAACAATAATTGAACCGCTGCCTGGCTTAATAAACACTCGGGCCACAGAACTTTTACGTCTGCCTGTGCCATAGTTGTATTGAACGCTCATAAATTAAGTCCTGACTTCAAGTAATTGAGGTTGTTGGGCTGCATGAGGATGTACTTCACCCGCATAAAGTTTGAGCTTTTTTAACATGGCATACCCGAGCGGACCTTTCGGTAGCATTCCTTTGACTGCTTTCTCTAAAGGACGTCCTGGAAAACGCGCATGCATTTTCTTAAAGCTGGTCTGGTATATGCCACCTGGATATCCAGTATGGCGATAATATATCTTGTCTTCTGCTTTATTACCGGTCACACGTAACTTATCAACGTTAACCACAACAATATAATCACCGGTATCAACATGCGGTGTATAGATGGGTTTATGCTTGCCACGTAAACGGTGTGCAATAATCGTAGCGAGACGCCCTAGCACTTTGTCGGTCGCGTCAATGACAAACCAGTCATGACTGACTTCGTGCGGTTTGGCTGAAAATGTTTTCACAAAAGCCTATCCTACATGTCCAAAAAGAACCGCAGATTCTATGCCAGATAATCACCGATGTCAAATTTATCAATCAATTAATATTTTGTGCATGACATCGAGTGTCTTGATTAAGATGATTGATGGATGTGCTGTTTGGTGTCCCGCATTATTTTGATAATTTGTCGGGCTGAATGGCCTGTAGTTTTTAGAGAATCAAATGGATCGGGTGGATTTTAAATCTGTGCCCGCTATAATTCTTTCGATAATTATCAGGATGTGTCCTGATAATTAAAAACAGCCTGTGCCATCCATACGAGAGATTTGATCAGTAAAATATCATAAATCCTATTCCGAGAGACTAACTTTGAAAGATAAATCTGCAATGAACTCACCTGCAACACCGGTTTCTTCCAATTTTATACGCAGCATTATTGAAGAGGATAATCACACGGGGAAATGGGGTGGACGCGTGGAAACCCGCTTTCCTCCCGAACCAAATGGTTATTTGCATATTGGCCATGCCAAGAGCATTTGTCTCAATTTTGGTTTGGCCCACGATTATCGCGGCACATGTCATCTACGTTTTGATGATACCAATCCAGAAAAGGAAGCGCAGGAGTATGTTGACTCGATCTGTGATAGCGTTGTATGGTTGGGTTTTGATTGGGGACAACACCAGTATTATTCATCTGATTATTTCGATCAGCTGTATGCGTTTGCGGAATATCTGATCAGTCAGAAAAAAGCATACGTGGACAGCCTCACCGGTGAAGCGATCCGTGAGCAACGGGGAACTCTGACCAGCCCAGGTGAAAACAGTCCCTATCGGGATCGCCCCGTGGCGGAAAATATCGACCTGTTTCGTCGCATGAGAGCAGGAGAGTTTCCGGATGGTGCGCATGTATTGAGAGCTAAAATCGATATGGCTGCGCCTAATATGAATATGCGTGACCCGGTTATCTATCGTATCCGGCATATTCATCACCAACGCACGGGTAACAAGTGGTGTATTTATCCCATGTATGACTATACGCATTGTATTTCCGACGCACTGGAAAATATTACCCATTCGCTGTGCACTCTGGAATTTGAAGACCATCGGCCCCTTTACGACTGGATATTGGATCAACTCAAGGAAAAAGTACCCTGTCATCCCCAGCAAATTGAATTTGCGCGTCTGAATCTGACCTATACCGTGATGAGTAAGCGCAAGTTAATCGAACTGGTGGATGGGGGGTATGTTGATGGCTGGGATGATCCGCGTTTGAATACGCTGGTTGGAGTGCGTCGTCGTGGCTATACACCTGAATCAATTCGCCTGTTTATCGAACGTATCGGCGTCAGTAAGGCGGATTCATGGATAGATATGGGCGTATTGGAAGACTGCTTGCGAGAAGATCTGAATGCCTGTGCGCCACGTCGTATCGCAATACTCAAACCATTAAAGCTGATTATTGATAATTATCCGGATGATCAGGAAGAAGCCTGCGATGCACCCAATCACCCGCAAAAACCGGAATGGGAAAAGCGTACCGTACCGCTGTCAAAGATACTCTATATTGAGCAGGATGATTTTATGGAAACGCCTCCCAAAGGTTATTTCCGCCTTGCGCCGGGAACCGAAGTCCGTTTGCGCTATGCATATATTATAAAATGCGTACAGGTAGTGAAAAATGCAGCAGGTGAGATCGAAGCCGTGCATTGTATCTATGATCCCGAGACCAAAAGCGGTACTGCTGGCGCTACTGCGCGCAAGGTCAAGGGAAACATTCACTGGCTTTCGGCCAGGCATGCTCAGTCAGCCGAAATCCGATTGTATGATCGTCTGTTTGCTGATCCTTATCCAGGTGCCGGCAATCAGGATTACAAAGCCTCTCTGAATCCGGATTCGAAGGAAACGATCAGCGCTTATGTGGAGCCTTCGCTTAGCGCGGCAGAACCTGAGCAGCGTTTTCAGTTTGAACGTAATGGTTATTTTGTAGCGGATCGCATCGATTCCCGACCAGGTAAACCTGTCTTTAATCGTGCGGTGACATTGCGCGATTCATGGGGGAAGGTGGCGGGGGTCTAAACATCTGTTTTGTTTTGATGATTGCGGATATAAATGGGTGTAGTACGTGCTTAAACGATCATTCCTGCTGGATAGCAGCTCGTTTCTGTGGTGCGCCTGAATCAATGGAATCTGTTAGCAGAGTGGCTGTACTCCTGAGGGTAACGCTTATTGAAGACAAGCTTATTCAGAGGCAGGGAATGGAGAACAAGGTGCCAATAACAATTCTTGTTGAGGCGAAGTATTGAGGGTTGGCAGGGAATGAATGGTGGCGAGTGCACTGACGCGTACACCGAGTAACCGGAGCTTTTTTTTCAGGGGCACTCGTTTCAAGCATTCCCCTGCTGCGCGGCGTATGGAGATGGGGTCGGCCGTATGTGTCGCCAATGTCACATCTCGTGTCACGGTATGAAAATCTTCAAAGCGCAGCTTGATACCGATGGTGCGTCCGGCATACCCTTTTTTCTGAAGATCCGCTGCCACGCGCTTGCATAATGCGGTGAAGAATTCCGATAAAGCAGGCCGGTCGTAACGGGGGTGGAGATCCCGTTCAAAAGTCGTTTCCCGACTGATTGATTTGGGTTCGGTATTGCTGATGAGTGGCCGTGTGTCGATTCCATGGGATGCTTCAGATAACCATATGGCGTAGCTGCGCCCAAAATGGATCTGGAGAAAATTCAGCTCGGCCTGCGCCAGTTCGGCAATAGTGGTAATGCCCAGTGATGCGAGCTTCTGGGTAGCCTTGGGACCAATACCGTTGATTTTACGTACGGACAGTGGCCAGATGCGGTTGGGAATGTCCGGCATGCCGAGAATGGTGAGGCCATCCGGCTTCTCAAGGTCTGAGCATATTTTTGACAGTAATTTGTTGGGCGTGATACCAATAGAGCAGGAGAGCCCGGTTGCATCGCGCACTGCTTGCTTGATACGTTGTGCGAGTGTCGGGGTGTCATCCGGCAGATCGCTGAGATCCATGTATATTTCATCAACACCGGTGTCTTCAATCTGAGTGGTAATCCGAGCAACGGCTGTTTTGAACAGACGCGAATAGTGACGATAGATCTCAAAATCAACCGGCAGTAAAATGGCATGAGGAGCAAGTCGTGCCGCCTTCATGACACCCATGCCAGAGAACACACCCGCCGCCCGCGCTTCGTAAGTGGAAGTCGTGATAACGCCCCGACCGGCATATTCGTGTAACCTGGAGAAATGCAAGCTGCCGTCGGCCAGCCTGACAGGCCGGTGATCCATTCGCCCACCAATGACAACAGGCAATCCGCGTAACTCCGGATAACGGAGTAGTTCGACGGACGCATAAAAGGCATCCATGTCGAGGTGTGCGATACGACGTGATGGTGTGTTCATGGGGGATAGACGAGAGATATTGAAAGTCGTATAATTTTTCTTCAACCTTGGCATGATCAAGCCTGATGAAGCAGGGTTGATACCCGATTTCTATTCAAGATAAGTTTTAAAGCTGGTTTTTTTGGTGTAAATTATAGTGTAATTGGATATTTTATCTAGACGGATGACCTATGCCGATAACCAAACCACCTATTTCATCGCCCCACACCTTTGTTTTCAGTTGGCGGCGTTTTTTATTACATTGCACGATCATTGGAACTGGGATGTTTCTGGGCTTACTGGCCTGGTATATTGCAAATCCGCAGTCGACCCGACTTTATGAGACGGCAGCTGATGAGCGTCTGAATATCATGGCCGCACCCCATATTCATATTGCGCTGGATGCAAATAGCTCTGTTGGCATAACCAACAGGCAGCCGCCGCAGATTGAGGTGCTTAGGGGGAATGTCTATTTTGAGATCAAGGGGGATATGGCTGATAAACCGGAAATAAAAGTAGGTAAAGCATTCATCCGGAATGTTGGCTCACGTTTTAGTATCCAGATGCACAAGGATGGAAATAATGAGGTTGCCGTCGCAGCGGGGCAGGCCGAAATTCATGTTGCATCGGGCCGCCATCTGATCAGCGCCCGTGAGCGAGCGGATTTTGATGGATTTAATGTGCACAATCACCAACTCATTACTGGATCGGATATTGCACCGTGGCGCGTTGCCCATTAACGTAGCAATTATCCTGACCCGAAATCAATCAAGATGACAGGCCTGTCTGTGTATGGCAGGAGTTTCGTATGGGCTGGCTGATAGGGGCAGATATGGGTGAGGGTCGTTGCGAATGTAGGTCAACGGCGCGATCCGGTCAGCCAGAATATCCACCCGGTTAATCCGGTAATGTCAGCATGAAGATGCTTTCCTGCGCGCGGCTCAGTCCGCGTTTCTGAAAGCGTGGATTCTGGGCGAGCACGTCGCATTGCGTTAACAGTTTTATTTCGACATGTTCATGATAGAGCGCGGTGACTTCATCCGGAGTCACCGAGAATGGCGGGCCGGACATTTCCGTCTGGGGATAGTCGAAAGTAATGAGCAGTATTTGTGTTGCCGGAGGCAAGATGTGCAGCAGGTGACGCACATAATGCTTGCGTATCGCAGGCGGCAATGCAACCAGGGATGCGCGATCATAGACAGCGCTGATCTTCGCCAGATCCGCTTTGCTCAGATCGAAAAAATCACCGCATAAGATACGGATATCCGTTGTTTCAAATTGATCGAAAGATCTGCGTGCAATGCGCTGTGGCGTGTGATTGTTTTCCCTGAAAAAGGCTTGTACCGCGATAGGGCTTAATTCGACGCCCAATACGGCATGTGCCTGTTGACGCAGCCAGAGCATATCGCGGCTTTTACCACACAGCGGCACAAACACTTCGCTGCCGGAAGAAAGATTCAATGCTGGCCAGTATTGGCGTAAATAGGGGTTAATCTGATCCTGATGAAAGCCAATCGCCTCCTGC
This genomic window from Nitrosomonas cryotolerans ATCC 49181 contains:
- a CDS encoding lytic murein transglycosylase; protein product: MKYFKYSIHRSGIIAIAIVFNLIPMKANADADFQRWITDFYGTATQNGIQRSVYDQAFDGITTPDSEVLRKARYQPEFISKIWDYLDARVNPLSIRNGRHMANLHAPELAAIEQKFGVDKFILLAIWSVESSYGAVLERTDRLHYVPRALATLAYADDRRKKFARSQLIAALQILQSGDISTKQLMGSWAGAMGHTQFIPTSYLAYAVDMDRNGSRDIWNSIPDALATAANLLKKNGWRTDETWGYEVKSPVNGMDYEDATKTLAEWEKLGFLRASGGSFPQSEKRAELKFMSDAKAPAFLMMRNFFVLKRYNNSDFYALSVGLLADRLAGQASLIQPWPRPAGSLNADDKFELQAELKKRGYYNGEIDGNLGKESRRAIQQFQENSGLAVDGMPTQTVLDVLRNSR
- a CDS encoding bactofilin family protein; this encodes MFGKKKENKLHNHIDSLIGSNTHIVGDINFSGGLRVDGCISGNVIATEDEHSTIVLSEQGTIEGKIDVTNVVINGTVTGPIYASGYIELQAKARVFGDVHYGSMEIQLGASVDGKLIHQNKLPTEKLVTFIPAATD
- a CDS encoding putative bifunctional diguanylate cyclase/phosphodiesterase, which gives rise to MESMPGNIICKLSDRTYYLPSMTALSYRKFLQTASQILFDSDRVGRRHAVLVINFERLSELDGVLGYAMVDEIMRRIAGQLGDALNTADLVSIVGRYQICCLLSDLLTDSHALLAAHKVLRVLTAPFLLDERRLILSPRIGVALSSQNNGELSQLMSNASSALRQAKLERESIKLFVEEEENLLLLGIDLWSDLGRAIESSELYMSYQPQFNIASGEIKSTEALLRWNHPQRGPIRPDRLIQVAEGTDLMPKLTLWVFNTALRQCAEYRRAGLSAGVSINFSADDLRDPELVELVMQGLELWGVSPGDVVIELTETAVMEDHPGSLDVLYALKDMGLKLAMDDFGTGYSSMARLLELPLDEIKVDMVFVKNMITQPAHERIVDSMISLGHTLNLQVVAEGVEDLATYERLRMLGCDTIQGYFIGRGIPLPELIENIKNQAYNFPV
- a CDS encoding DUF6776 family protein, with the translated sequence MIKLFRKNPEILASQVVIKPHTPWYSRLFVVAIFIALLLALSWGMYKAGIQSAKFNQKVEQKTLEHLYDLDTCSKNKKQELCTKIAGLIRQSQINNTTHQDIAKEVKSLGDENNRLKEELAFFQRLMSGNGEISSGVSIYHFNLRKETLPGKYRYALSLVQGGQRPKDFQGSLKFSVNLVQSGQKKTIPLTHKNTSKEFSINFKFYHRIEENFQVPLDTIVESLQVQVFKHDETEAILMQTVKLST
- the erpA gene encoding iron-sulfur cluster insertion protein ErpA produces the protein MVTSNLTTDAPSALLFTDNAATKVKQLIEEEGNDNLKLRVFISGGGCSGFQYGFTFDELVNEDDTVIEKDGVKLLVDPMSFQYLIGAEIDYQENLQGAQFTIKNPGASSTCGCGSSFSV
- a CDS encoding ion transporter; the protein is MLELNTRQKIYRVIFETDTPAGQRFDIFLIYIILLSVLAVMFDSIASVNNQFGSWLFRLEWIFTVLFSLEYMLRIYSSPKPLKYIFSFYGIVDLISIIPSYLALIIPEASYWLVVRLLRVLRIFRVLKMARHLAEANLLLRSIYQSRRKVLVFFTVILVISIIFGSLMFLVEGPEHGFTSIPKSIYWTIVTITTVGYGDITPQTTIGQITATLAMLTGYSIIAIPTGILTAEISNEMRKERSHRHCDNCNRNGHHNDASYCYHCGVQLPDSDI